The DNA sequence accctaaaccctaaccctaacctaaccctaaaccctaaaccctaaccctaaccctaaccctaaaccctaaccctaacccttaaccctaaaccctaaaccctaaccctaaaccctaaccctaaaccctaaaccctaaccctaaccctaaccctaaccctaaccctaaaccctaaccctaacctcaAAAAGCAAGCGTAGAATGCTTGATTTGCGCCATTCACCCCCGGGGTTGGATCCTTAGGGTGAGCGAGCTTGCTCTTTCACCCCAAAGACGACACTTTTCCACTTTTAAAATTGCCCACTTTCACCTCGAGAGGGGTGTTTTTGCTCGGTGACACACCCGATCGGGGGTGCTTTTGGCAGATTCTACATTCTTGGGGGTGTTTCGAAGAGAATCCGCACCCCGCTCGGGGTGATTTGCAACCGGGGCCTCATTCTAGCGGGGTGTTTTTTCTTGCCAAGAAACCCCGAACGGGGTGATTCGCTGTCCAAACCACATCCTTAGCGAGGTGAATGATTTTGGAAAAACACCCTAGCTGGGATGTTTTCTGGCCACCATTCACCCCAAGTCTCGCCAATGTTGaccttttctctctctttcttttttgattgtttgtttatgttttgtttttttgtttcgccACAGAACAAGAATGGAGACATGTACACGGCGGCCGCCTTCTCCGCGCACATGAAAAGTGTACTGTTTGGTCTGACAGGCAAGCTGGCGTCGGTCAACGTGCTGAGATCCTCCTTCATTACCTGGGCCTACGGCAAAGAGTGGGTTTGTTTTTGACGTtgcttggttttgttttgttttgcatgggTTAGGGTTggcttgttgttttgtttctctttgcatttctcaatttgttgactgatcttttcttttcttttcttttctcttctcttctcttctctcCTCTCCTTTTGAACCCTGACAGGGACTGCACGGACGCCATGAAAAATTCGCTGGCCGCCGCTCTCCGACATTCGCGCGACCAAGCGCAGAGGACCTACGATCGGCGCACAGCCAACGAGAAGAAGAACATGGCCGTGGGGTTGGCGAGACGTTGCGCACGCGGGCAACTGGACAGCGACTCCGACAGACAGACCGAGGACGagcaagaagaagaggaagaccAAGATACGCCCTCCTCGAACGCCGCCTCCATCAAACCGGGTCAATTGGTGGGCCTTGTCGACGACAGCAGCACCTCCACCCAGCCCAGGGTGTGGATTGGCCAGGTTCAGTCAGTCGCCAACCGAGAGGCCAGCCTTCTCTGGTACAAAAAAGTGGCCGCCAATACCTACAAGCTGGAACTGACCGGCAAGGATTGGCAGGAATCCCTAGACAGCCTCGTGCCGGTGGAAATGCAAGCCAAGAAAGACGCTTCGGGCACCTACAAGCTGCTGACCTCGCCTCGCGCCATCCACAGAGCTGTCATGGACTCACACTAGTTTTCTCCTCCGGCGTAGAGAACGGTTTTCTGAGTGCGTTTTAGCACtgtctttgtttgttcttgttcAATAAATCAATTACCTTTGCTGCTCTGAATAGCGAGTGTGTGTGGTGATTGGAGGGAAATGGGGTGGGGCATAAAAACCGTAGAATTGGACGAATTGgacaaatcaaatgaaagaaaagcagaTCGAGTaatcaacaaaagaaaagagaaggaaagaacaaccatatatatatatttttttatttatttatttatttattttttttttttttttacacaaggCCATAGTGACAAGGAACGCAGAATTaaagagaaacgaaaaaaaaaaaacagaatcaatagaaaacaaagacaaacgtTGTCGTAGAAATCGTTGCCGGCCAGTGCGCAGTTTTGCCAGGCTTTGAAATGCCTTGAAAACAACTACAAATCGTCTCGTTCGCCATATTGCAAAAGACCCCAGGCCACCCAATCTCTTTCATTTCCTGCCGCGCACCGCACCCCTCACTTGACCGCTACGCTCGAATCAATCCAGCGTGCAGGAATATCCACGTATTTACATTCCCGTAATTCTAACTCCccctacgaaaaaaaaaaaagattcaaatCATCGAATCTTGCTCTGTTTGGCTCATAACAACGCGCGCGCTCTCTCACTTTCTGGGCCATCAAAGATCATCTAAATCAACTTGcatcatttcaaaacaccCGCCATCGCGCGGACTGCTTTCTATACTAGGTCATGGACAGTTTTTGCTTTCGCCAACACCCCCCCTTCTACCCCAAAATCGCGCTCAAAGTTCAGCCAAATCACTCGTTCCCAGGCCTCCTACTCGCCCTTACACACTCACTTCTTGccattcaacaacaacaacaacaacaaccaacacacacacacacacacacacatcatTTTGCTCGGGGACGCATGGGCTTAGGGGAGTGTCGTTTGTTTAGCCTGCTCGAGTCAAAACTCTCATCAAaaccatccatccatccatcgaTCGATCGTCACTAGCAACCTTTAATACAAGCCAGCCAAACTCAACCAAAATCTACCAGCAGACAGGCAAACACCAGTTTGCAACTATTCACTATGTCGTCACACCTTTCTTTGCAAAGTTCCCCGTTGAGCTGGCCCTTTTTGCACACCAATTCTCCACTCAATTCTTGTCCTCtccgccgccatcttggaaacaGGCCAGTCTTCACGGCCGCTCCACACAGGAGAGGGGCCTGGATTTTTGCCCCGTTTGAGGCAAAAACACAGGCCTCTCTCCGTCAAGCCCGCCAAACTTCAAAGGCGATGACTCGCGCAATGCATTATTTTCTCACCTAGGAAGGAAAGCGTCTTCTCAAGTTAGTTTGGCGCGCGTCGACATCTCTCAAGCTTTCAAGcgtttttatttgaactacCGGTAGTTGCCTTCACTATGTCTGATACAGCGAGCTCTCCAATCCATATCTCGTCTATCTCGTCGTTCAGTGACGAAGAGTGGGAGGAACTCTTGGCTCAGCAACCCTCGACGTCTTCTGCTGTGCGAGATGACAGCCACGGTCAGCCCAACGCCGAGGAGTCGCCTTTACAAGTGTCTGAAATCCCTGGCAGCCCTCGACGGCCAGATGAATTGAACGAGCAGCCCCAACGGTCACCGGCCAAGAAGCAGAGGATAACCGCCTACGCTCTGGATATGGAAAGCCTGCCTCATGATTTGAAGGAATTTCTTCAGGCTGTGAGGCGGTATTTCACCCAGAGCGTCAATCTGGAAAGGGAAAAGGCTGCGGTTTCGATGTCTACTTTTAGCAAGTGTCAAGAAAGGATGCTTTGTAAGTGgagatttcttttttatgtcggtgcatttttattatttttgcagtTCGTTCGTTCTCTCTCCTTTGGCTCAGGCTTTGAATTCTTGCGCGTCTCGCCATGCATTTTCTCACTTTTTGAATCGATCTTTCGCTATTTTCCAGGCTTCCTGGGCTATTGCAAGAGGACATTGGGCAGTGAAGAAACGCTTAACGCAGATTGTTTCCTCAGAACGGGCCTGCTAGAAGGCTATGTGGACTTCTTACGGGTAAGTTTTTCACGCCATTTTAAAAGTATCTTGACTTCGGGCGTGTTCGCGCAGGCCGCGCGACCAGCCCGACCAAAGACTAAGCACTAGTCGTAGGGCGTTGGTAACGAACTGGAAACGCGGCAAGTATCAGAACGAAGAGACGCCATCTTGATTTTTCACTTGTTCTGTTCACGTGGAAAGTTTGCGCTGACAAAAGCCTTTGCtcaaacttgaaaagcaaaaaggtcAGTTTTCCAGTATAGTTTCCGTACCTGTTGGGATATTGATTCGTTTCTTGTCGGCATTTTCTCAGTTATTAATGGTGCTCGTGACTGCGCCatgtcattttcattttcattttcattttctcttttcggtGTGACAGGAGTTCAGTTGGCCTTGTTGGCATCTGTAACATTTTAAATTGGCCTCTTTTGTCCACTCGTAGAACGTATTTTTCACTGCTGGAATGTTATAAGATTGTTTTTGGTCTGTCCCGTTTAGATTTCTAagaatgttttgaatttgctaaAGTACATGCATTCTACGAGAGCAAATCACTCTTGTAAACTTTTGgtaaaatcttcaaaaatgtttaaatgttttaaacattctttttttgttgttagagTAGTAAATGACTGGAACAGTTTCTCAAAGGATATACGATTTTGTAGAAGCAGCTAGGACTCTTGAACTTTTTAGATCAAGACTGAAATCATGTTTAGAACATTATTATAAGCCTTAGATAgatgttcttcttctttattttGGTGATCTTACAATTTTCTGGGCATAATTTTACacatttgacttttattttttcaggtgagttgtaaattattatatagGGTTAACCTCCAAACTTTCCTTTTCAAGAAGTTTGAATAAAGGTGTATGTTGGTTGCAATCTTTGCCATCATTGCTTTACTTTTTGTTCAAACTGACTTCTCTTTATTTTGCAGGAGGTTCGGAAATGTAGCTCGGCAACGATGTCAAACCACCTGAGTGCGCTCATATACGCCGCCAAATTCCTGCACAGAAATGCTGCACCAGACTATAAGGACGTGGCCATCATCAGGAGGCTCCGAACACAGGCACGACTCTTGCAAAAGGAGGGCGACGTCGAAAGACCCCAGACCAAAGAGGACTTACAAGCCCAAAACCGCTGGCTCCCATGGTGAGTAATTCTCTGATCAAACTCAACTAAATTAAGCTCTTAACCAAAAAAATCTAAGTGATCATACATCTAGAAAAACTGCTCACGTCGTAGGAGAGCAATGGTCGTAGGTTAATTACACATTTGTCTGATCAGAGAAAAGCATACAGTCAGACAAAAAGACCAATCATCTCTTAAAGTTGACTCGGACTGCTTTGAATAATAGTGATTTGgattgaaagcttttgatgtTATTGGCCTCTCTGAGACAAAGATAGAGGATagtgaaagtgaagaatttcatatatatatatatatatatatatatatctcaCATATTAAAAAGATAGTTGTGATCCAACCAGCAACATTACTGTATAATCAATGGATATgacttcattttgaaagccaaCTTTATTATAACTAATGCTGGTGGTGTCACAGGGTCTCTGTGTCAAAGAAGGGGCCCCATTTAATATTCGAGAAGacctttgtttaattttccaaaGACTTTGAATCGCTATGGTTTGAGATTAATCGTTATCCTAAGcttacaaaaatttagtaTGTGGTGTCCTATTATAGGCACCTGAGTGGAAAACCTGAGGAGTTTACCAAGTACCTTTATTCAACAttagacaaaatttcaaaagaaaaaaagctgcGTTTATTTATGGGTGACTTTAACATTAATCTAGCTCTGAAACTTTGAAGACAGTGCCAATTGACAGCGGAGTTTATGAATACAATAGTTTCCTATGATTTCCTACCGAATATTCTACAGCCTGCAAGAATTATTACTGATCACACAGCAACCTTAATTAATAGatgagatatatatatatatgtatatataaattacGGTTAAATGTTCACCGGTGAAGCCATTAGAGAGTGCTCTACGTGCAGTGAAGGAGCAGGTGGTTAAACAAGTAGGTGAACTACTCAAATCTTGGGTGAATGGATGTTTAATACAGAACTAGTCTCGTAGGCCACCGAAAAGGTAACCCACTCCTCagttaaacatcattttacacTGAAGCGTTAGGTCTACAATTTCACACTGTTGATGTAGACCTAACGCTTCAgtgtaaaatgatgtttaactGAGGAGTGGGTTACCTTTTCGGTGGGCTACGAAACAGTTCTGTATTAAACATCCATTCACCCAAGATTTGAGTAGTTCACCtacttgtttatatatatatatatatacatatttttttaattctaagGAATTCTTTTCTAATTTAGTGGTAATCTGGTCTGTGATCTTACAGATCATTTAGCAAATGTTTTGTTCCTTAATACTTTGTTTATCTTGGACATCAAACAATGGGAACAGATAGAAACGTGGTCACTCCAATCTGATGTTCAGGAAGACCTCTTAATTGATGTTCAGGTTGTTGAATGGGAAAATGTGTTTGAGGAGAATGATATCAATCCCATATTTGATTCTTTCTACCCTGTAAAAATGGACTACTACAATAGATAAACATGCTCCTCTTAAGAAGCCAAGTAGAAAAAGAAgctaatttaatttcagtctAAACCTTGGATTTCGCATGGTATTCGAAAGTCcgttaaagcaaaaaataacttatttaACTGTTATGAAAGAGGTACATCTCAAACTAATGGCTCTAGATATAAAATTTACAGGAACAAACTAAAACATATTCTAAATGTTAGTAAAAAAACTTGACTATGATTATCTGGGTACCTCTCATACCATGTCAATAATGTAAAAGCTAAATGGAGGGGTATTAAGCAATTGATTAGCCTTTAACAAGGGTGGTAAGCTGTCTTTTCCACGCAGATTAATAGTTGGAGATGACACTCAACGTCTTACTGATGCCAAAAGTATTGCAAATGCTTTCAACTTGGGTAGTTATCTTCAATTGGTCCAACACTAGCCAATTGATACTGATTTACAACCAGGAAATAGATCTTTTGTAGAATTCTTGACAACTTCACAATGCAATAGCTTTTTTGTAACTCCAGTAGTACCTATGGAAGTTGAATGTGTCATTTCATAAATTCTTcatctgttttttcttttcatctgtTTGCGGACGACTCTAATCTGTTTTTATTCTGATAAAGATTTACGGGAACTTGGTGAAATTAGTACATGGCTTTGTGCAGACAAACTATCTCTTAATATTGAGAAAACACACTTTGTCATATGCCAtccttgtcaaaaaaaaagatgaaactactctatgaaaatggaaatagATGGCAAAACGATCAATGAGCATAAAAGTGTTAGGCAGCTGGGAATTCTCATAGACTGTCATCTTCACTGGAAAGAACATTATCCAACAGCTTTCTAAAAATCAAATATCTAGAGGTATTGGtgttctttgtaaaattagGCATTCTgtcaatgtaaaaattttagttcAATTCTATCATGCCATTatccttcctttttgtttttgttttttgttttttgtttttgttttagtacTGTTGTTATATAGTCTGGGGTATTATTATACTAACAGCGATGATCTAGGTCTAAAACCAATCCTAAGAATGCAAAAGAAAGTGATCTGTCGAATTACCTTGTCTGATTTTGATGCTCCTGCAagtcctttgtttgtttgtcttttggttttttttttggttttttttttctttcaactgaaaCTTCTAAAACTTCAGGGTCATATTAAACTATAAACTCTAATGACTTCATGCACCAATTCTTTATGGGCAAATCAGCAGAGATCCttgattcatttttgtcttaaaactTAAGCGTAAAAGTGTTAGGCAGCTGGGAATTCTCATAGACTGTCATCTTCACTGGAAAGAACATTATCCAACAGCTTTCTAAAAATCAAATATCTAGAGGTATTGGtgttctttgtaaaattagGCATTCTgtcaatgtaaaaattttagttcAATTCTATCATGCCATTatccttcctttttgtttttgttttttgttttttgtttttgttttagtacTGTTGTTATATAGTCTGGGGTATTATTATACTAACAGCGATGATCTAGGTCTAAAACCAATCCTAAGAATGCAAAAGAAAGTGATCTGTCGAATTACCTTGTCTGATTTTGATGCTCCTGCAagtcctttgtttgtttgtcttttggtttttttttttggttttttttttctttcaactgaaaCTTCTAAAACTTCAGGGTCATATTAAAGTATAAACTCTAATGACTTCATGCACCAATTCTTTATGGGCAAATCAGCAGAgatctttgattcatttttgtaTTAAAACTTAAGCATAAAAGTGTTAGGCAGCTGGGAATTCTCATAGACTGTCATCTTCACTGGAAAGAACATTATCCAACAGCTTTCTAAAAATCAAATATCTAGAGGTACTGGtgttctttgtaaaattagGCATTCTgtcaatgtaaaaattttagttcAATTCTATCATGCCATTatccttcctttttgtttttgttttttgtttgtgttttagtaCTGTTGTTATATAGTCTGGGGTATTATTATACTAACAGCGATGATCTAGGTCTAAAACCAATCCTAAGaatgcaaaaagaaagtgaTCTGTCGAATTACCTTGTCTGATTTTGATGCTCCTGCAagtcctttgtttgtttgtcttttgtttttttttgtttgtttttttttttttctttcaactgaaaCTTCTAAAACTTCAGGGTCATGTTAAAGTATAAACTCTAATGACTTCATGCACCAATTCTTTATGGGCAAATTACCAGAgatctttgattcatttttgtaataaaactTCACATAAGCATAATGTCAACACTGGCTTGGCAAATAGGACAACATTTTGTAATGTTCCAAGAATTCGAACAAACTATGGTTCAATGTAATATTCGATACAATGGACCTACATCAATTGGAATAAAACTGATGAGAGATATTATCTCCCTATTCACTTTATGCAAGCATTTCATTGATCTGTATTAA is a window from the Acropora palmata chromosome 1, jaAcrPala1.3, whole genome shotgun sequence genome containing:
- the LOC141885027 gene encoding uncharacterized protein LOC141885027, with amino-acid sequence MFSGHHSPQVSPMLTFSLSFFFDCLFMFCFFVSPQNKNGDMYTAAAFSAHMKSVLFGLTGKLASVNVLRSSFITWAYGKEDCTDAMKNSLAAALRHSRDQAQRTYDRRTANEKKNMAVGLARRCARGQLDSDSDRQTEDEQEEEEDQDTPSSNAASIKPGQLVGLVDDSSTSTQPRVWIGQVQSVANREASLLWYKKVAANTYKLELTGKDWQESLDSLVPVEMQAKKDASGTYKLLTSPRAIHRAVMDSH